The following coding sequences are from one Kushneria phosphatilytica window:
- the nagZ gene encoding beta-N-acetylhexosaminidase, with translation MDGVSGAVMCDIAGTELNDEEREWLQDPALGGIILFARNLVSPAQMRALCNDIRAINDQLLIAIDQEGGRVQRLREGVTRLPPMAALGRFWQQDPEAAVVLAHDTGWLLATEMAACGVDFSFAPVLDLDDARCPAIGNRAFSSDPAAVVTLAGAFIDGLSEAGMAAVGKHFPGHGGVTLDSHLTLPEDDRSLAELRARDLVPFEQLAGRLSGIMPAHVRFTAVDTQPAGFSSRWLDMLRALPDFAGAIISDDLSMQGAHVAGDAAARARAALQAGCDLILMCNDAEAAAQARRVIDDSGTLPLQQKHLRRLQLAGTRPPLSKLTDDARLKDIRVRLQQLE, from the coding sequence ATGGACGGTGTGAGCGGTGCGGTAATGTGTGATATTGCAGGCACTGAGCTCAATGATGAAGAGCGCGAGTGGCTGCAGGATCCGGCGCTTGGCGGCATTATTCTTTTTGCTCGGAATCTCGTCTCTCCGGCACAGATGCGAGCATTATGCAATGACATCCGGGCGATCAATGACCAGTTATTGATTGCCATTGATCAGGAGGGTGGACGCGTACAGCGCTTGCGTGAGGGGGTGACTCGTCTGCCTCCCATGGCCGCTCTGGGGCGTTTCTGGCAGCAGGATCCCGAGGCGGCTGTGGTGCTGGCGCACGATACAGGCTGGTTGCTGGCGACCGAGATGGCAGCGTGCGGTGTCGATTTCAGTTTCGCCCCGGTACTGGATCTGGATGATGCCCGTTGCCCGGCCATTGGCAACCGGGCATTCTCAAGCGACCCGGCTGCTGTGGTGACATTGGCTGGCGCCTTTATCGACGGTTTGTCAGAGGCCGGTATGGCGGCAGTAGGCAAGCATTTTCCCGGTCATGGGGGGGTCACTCTGGATTCTCATCTGACCCTGCCGGAAGATGATCGATCTCTGGCCGAGCTGCGTGCTCGCGATCTGGTTCCCTTCGAGCAACTGGCGGGTCGCCTTTCCGGTATCATGCCGGCTCATGTTCGTTTTACTGCCGTGGATACTCAGCCGGCCGGTTTTTCATCGCGCTGGCTCGATATGCTGCGCGCATTGCCGGACTTTGCCGGTGCCATCATCTCCGATGATCTATCGATGCAGGGAGCCCATGTGGCAGGAGATGCTGCGGCGCGTGCCCGTGCGGCGCTACAGGCAGGCTGTGATCTGATCCTGATGTGCAATGATGCCGAAGCTGCCGCTCAGGCCCGTCGAGTGATCGATGATTCCGGGACTTTACCCCTCCAGCAAAAGCACCTGAGGCGGCTTCAGCTGGCCGGAACGCGGCCGCCATTGAGCAAGCTGACAGACGATGCCCGTTTGAAAGATATCAGGGTGCGCTTGCAGCAACTGGAGTAG
- a CDS encoding mechanosensitive ion channel family protein: protein MNIIDSGAALAGSLQHHLAQWLHVPGWILLPGLLLLVAVIIDLGLYYLMSRLEHRLRRSPRRWDDPIIHGLRVPLRIWIWLTALIVSIGVAGSHFGIDTMARYLSLIGALITLLLLAWGGIRLLRRLEQRLVFPPANCHAKAVDATSASAVTKIGGAALIVTVTLIGLQLLGVSMSSILAMGGFGGLVIGFAARDVMANFFGGMVVHLDKPFVVGDWIRSPERQIEGIVEDIGWRLTTIRTFAGPPLYVPNAWFSQISVETPTRMHSRRLWERVGIRYQDADAIEGITGDIRRMLSENEDIDPDELITINFIHYGDYSLEIMLYAFTGVTDWQRFHEIKQAILLKVRDIIHEHGAELALPMSQLYLPEGVTVHGERDDRQDRDQANREQSSSHDEHHHQSRGNKGPESEQGESDA from the coding sequence ATGAATATCATCGATTCGGGTGCTGCCCTGGCTGGCTCACTTCAGCATCATCTTGCCCAGTGGCTGCACGTGCCGGGCTGGATCCTGTTACCGGGGTTGCTGCTGCTTGTCGCCGTGATCATCGATCTTGGCCTTTATTATCTGATGTCGCGTCTCGAGCATCGGTTGCGACGCTCGCCGCGCCGCTGGGACGACCCCATCATTCACGGTCTGCGTGTTCCTCTGCGTATCTGGATCTGGCTGACAGCGCTCATCGTCAGTATTGGTGTGGCGGGTAGTCATTTCGGTATTGATACGATGGCTCGCTATCTATCGCTGATCGGTGCACTGATCACCCTGCTACTGCTGGCATGGGGCGGCATTCGGCTGCTGCGACGGCTTGAGCAGCGACTGGTTTTTCCGCCGGCCAATTGTCACGCCAAAGCAGTGGATGCCACCTCGGCCTCGGCGGTGACCAAGATCGGTGGCGCGGCACTGATCGTTACCGTGACGCTGATCGGCCTGCAGCTGCTTGGCGTATCCATGTCGAGCATTCTGGCAATGGGTGGTTTCGGCGGCCTGGTGATCGGTTTTGCTGCTCGGGATGTGATGGCCAATTTCTTTGGCGGCATGGTGGTGCATCTCGACAAGCCCTTTGTAGTGGGGGACTGGATCCGTTCGCCCGAGCGTCAGATCGAAGGCATTGTCGAGGACATCGGATGGCGTCTGACGACCATTCGTACCTTTGCCGGGCCACCTCTGTATGTCCCTAATGCGTGGTTCAGCCAGATCTCGGTGGAAACTCCGACGCGCATGCATAGCCGCCGACTCTGGGAGCGGGTTGGCATCCGCTATCAGGATGCTGATGCCATTGAAGGTATCACTGGTGATATTCGCAGGATGCTGAGTGAAAACGAGGACATTGATCCGGACGAACTGATCACCATCAATTTCATACATTATGGCGATTACTCACTCGAGATCATGCTTTATGCCTTTACCGGCGTGACGGACTGGCAGCGCTTCCATGAAATCAAGCAGGCCATACTCCTGAAAGTGCGTGACATCATTCATGAGCATGGCGCCGAACTGGCACTGCCCATGTCTCAGTTGTATCTACCGGAAGGTGTGACGGTTCATGGCGAGCGTGATGATCGTCAGGATCGTGATCAGGCGAACCGGGAACAATCTTCGTCACACGACGAGCATCATCATCAGTCCCGGGGTAATAAAGGTCCCGAATCGGAGCAGGGAGAGAGCGATGCCTGA
- a CDS encoding hypoxanthine-guanine phosphoribosyltransferase, whose product MPDSSQHERSNSEWQRQHADMRDLLAQSDCLVERPAVEAALDRMAEQMTRDLADCLPVFYCVMNGGLITTGHLLTRLGFPLEVDYLHATRYRGETQGSKLHWRVSPEIDMRDRHVVIVDDILDEGTTLAAIIEHCQRNGAASIASAVLVDKRHDRKAIPGWRADYCGLEVEDRYVFGFGMDYKGYWRNAPGIFAPRGL is encoded by the coding sequence ATGCCTGACTCATCGCAACATGAGCGTTCTAACAGTGAATGGCAGCGCCAGCATGCCGACATGCGTGATCTGCTGGCCCAGTCGGATTGCCTGGTCGAACGACCCGCCGTGGAAGCAGCACTGGACCGCATGGCCGAGCAGATGACTCGCGATCTGGCCGATTGTCTACCGGTTTTTTATTGCGTCATGAATGGCGGACTGATTACTACCGGGCATCTGCTGACTCGTCTGGGGTTTCCACTTGAAGTGGATTATCTGCATGCAACCCGCTATCGCGGTGAAACCCAGGGCAGTAAATTGCATTGGCGGGTATCGCCCGAGATTGATATGCGTGATCGGCATGTCGTGATTGTCGACGACATTCTGGATGAGGGCACAACGCTGGCAGCCATCATCGAGCACTGTCAGCGTAATGGCGCCGCCAGTATTGCCAGCGCTGTACTGGTTGACAAGCGCCATGATCGCAAGGCAATTCCCGGTTGGCGCGCTGACTATTGTGGTCTTGAGGTCGAGGATCGCTATGTATTCGGCTTCGGTATGGATTACAAGGGGTATTGGCGCAATGCGCCGGGTATATTTGCTCCACGGGGTCTTTAA
- a CDS encoding S-methyl-5'-thioinosine phosphorylase, whose product MLAVIGGTGMSELAAIEIIRRKGSETPLGAASSGVLHARLDGHELLFLARHGHPHKMPPHRINYRANLWALKQAGATRVVGVNAVGGIEAALSPGTMVIPDQLIDYTHDREATFFDGRFRPLQHIDFSWPYTETLRQDLSNAAADCGETVISGGVYGATQGPRLETAAEIARMTRDGCTLVGMTGMPEAVLARELGMEYACLALVVNPAAGVTEHEISMEEIHAVLEQGVERARRVIRALLEHA is encoded by the coding sequence ATGCTTGCAGTAATCGGTGGCACCGGTATGAGTGAACTGGCAGCTATCGAGATCATACGGCGCAAGGGCAGCGAAACACCGTTGGGCGCCGCTTCGTCAGGTGTGCTGCATGCTCGTCTCGATGGTCACGAATTGCTGTTTCTGGCGCGCCATGGCCATCCCCACAAGATGCCACCGCATCGGATCAATTACCGAGCCAACCTCTGGGCATTGAAACAGGCCGGCGCCACCCGGGTCGTGGGTGTCAATGCAGTAGGTGGCATTGAAGCTGCCTTGTCGCCCGGCACCATGGTGATACCTGATCAACTGATCGACTATACCCATGATCGGGAAGCGACCTTCTTCGATGGTCGCTTCAGGCCACTACAACACATCGATTTTTCCTGGCCTTACACGGAAACGTTGCGACAGGATCTTTCAAACGCAGCGGCTGACTGTGGTGAAACGGTGATTTCGGGCGGGGTATACGGTGCCACTCAGGGGCCCCGGCTGGAAACGGCAGCCGAGATTGCCCGCATGACCCGTGATGGCTGTACCCTGGTGGGTATGACCGGTATGCCCGAGGCCGTGCTGGCACGCGAGCTTGGCATGGAGTACGCCTGTCTGGCGCTGGTGGTCAATCCGGCCGCCGGGGTGACCGAGCATGAAATCAGCATGGAGGAGATTCACGCTGTACTCGAGCAGGGGGTCGAGCGTGCCCGGAGGGTTATCAGAGCCCTGCTTGAGCACGCTTGA
- the mfd gene encoding transcription-repair coupling factor, with product MPVSSSVLNPLAPQAPTSNQELRYWQAPHGSAEALALARLADESAVPLLVMTPDTASAQRMEGALRFYSSAPDDILVFPDWETLPYDSFSPHQDIVSSRLRTLRQLQHGSARIVLVPVNTLMQRLPPSDFVAIQALRLEVGMRIDREHFRHQLHRSGYRAVETVQEPGEYAFRGALIDLYPVGSEAPLRIDLFDDELDTLRTFDPDTQRSRDRIEHIELLPAHEYPLTPEAIARFREGFETLFDVDPRHCPLYLDALQGIPAPGLEQYLPLFFEETATLFDHIGDRLQIAMLPGTYEAAETHWDSIQTRFENLGVDPTRPLLAPHRLFTPVSELFERIKRYPRLQITREAHRHAVALATEALPEVAVDGRSTTPLKTLEQFLTTYSDQRVLFVAESRGRREALEETLAPLHLTLASMGSWSAFMTDRCQYALTEGELDEGLWLHDEKVVVLTETELFGEVVRQSRRQQKATDDSELAVRHLSELRQGAPVVHQHHGVGRYLGLETIEAGGTPAEFLSLEYAEGARLYVPVDSLHLISRYNGASDESAPLHRLGSDQWDKARRKAAERVRDTAAELLDVYARREAREGFACDPPDDAYARFAASFPFEETPDQRIAIDAVIHDMTSTQPMDRVICGDVGFGKTEVAMRAAFLAVQSGRQVAVLVPTTLLAQQHYDNFRDRFADTAVNIEILSRFQGGKLQSRAFERISDGRADIVIGTHKLLGRELDFANLGLIIVDEEHRFGVSQKERLKQLRAEVDILTLTATPIPRTLSMAMSGMRDLSIIATPPARRLSVKTFVQQRNEATLKEAILRELLRGGQVYYLHNEVRTIESTAEKVRELVPDARVGIAHGQMAERALERAMSDFYHKRFNVLVCSTIIETGIDVPSANTIIIERADKFGLAQLHQLRGRVGRSHHQAYAYLLTPPPKQMTADAGKRLEAISQAEDLGAGFTLASHDLEIRGAGELLGQEQSGQIETIGYTLYMEMLDRAVKAIRNGQTPNIEAPLDAGIEISLNMAALIPEEYLRDVQQRLIMYKRISNANSEEELRELQVEMVDRFGLLPDAVRNLFRQTRLRLQAARLGVTRLEAGEQKGRIQFTEKPAIDPMTLIELIQKEPKRYRLDGSDTLRFEAEMAEPEKRFEAVEALLDRLEQQAQAA from the coding sequence ATGCCCGTGTCCAGTTCCGTACTCAATCCGCTGGCGCCTCAGGCGCCGACCTCGAATCAAGAACTCCGCTATTGGCAGGCGCCACATGGTAGCGCCGAAGCCCTGGCACTTGCCCGGCTGGCCGATGAGAGCGCTGTTCCCCTGCTGGTAATGACGCCGGATACCGCCAGTGCTCAGCGCATGGAGGGCGCACTGCGCTTCTACAGCAGTGCACCGGATGACATCCTGGTTTTCCCCGATTGGGAAACGCTGCCATACGACAGTTTCTCTCCCCATCAGGATATCGTGTCATCACGGCTACGCACTTTGCGTCAGCTTCAGCATGGCAGCGCCCGCATTGTGCTTGTGCCGGTCAATACCCTGATGCAGAGGCTGCCCCCGAGTGACTTTGTGGCCATCCAGGCGCTTCGCCTTGAAGTGGGCATGCGCATCGATCGAGAGCACTTCCGTCATCAATTGCATCGCAGCGGCTATCGCGCTGTCGAGACGGTACAGGAACCCGGCGAGTATGCCTTTCGAGGCGCTCTGATCGATCTGTATCCGGTTGGCAGCGAAGCACCTCTGCGCATTGACCTGTTCGATGATGAGCTTGACACTCTGCGGACCTTCGATCCCGATACTCAACGCTCACGTGATCGCATTGAGCACATCGAGCTGTTACCGGCACACGAGTACCCGCTGACCCCCGAAGCGATAGCGCGCTTTCGCGAGGGCTTCGAAACCCTGTTCGATGTCGACCCACGCCACTGCCCCCTGTATCTCGACGCCCTCCAGGGTATCCCTGCCCCCGGGCTGGAACAGTACCTGCCACTGTTCTTTGAAGAGACGGCCACACTGTTCGACCATATCGGTGACCGACTGCAAATCGCCATGCTACCGGGCACTTACGAGGCAGCGGAAACACACTGGGACTCGATCCAGACCCGCTTCGAGAATCTCGGTGTTGATCCGACTCGCCCCCTGCTGGCACCGCATCGCCTTTTTACACCTGTCAGTGAGCTGTTCGAACGCATCAAGCGTTATCCGCGTCTACAGATTACCCGTGAAGCACATCGGCATGCTGTGGCACTCGCCACCGAAGCACTCCCCGAAGTTGCCGTCGATGGTCGTTCCACGACCCCGCTGAAAACACTCGAGCAGTTCCTGACCACCTATAGTGATCAGCGCGTGCTCTTTGTTGCCGAATCTCGTGGTCGCCGCGAAGCGCTTGAAGAAACCCTCGCACCACTGCACCTGACCCTTGCCAGTATGGGCAGTTGGTCGGCGTTCATGACTGACAGGTGCCAATATGCACTGACCGAAGGAGAACTCGACGAAGGCCTTTGGCTGCACGATGAAAAAGTAGTGGTCCTGACCGAGACCGAATTGTTCGGGGAGGTCGTGCGGCAGAGTCGCCGTCAGCAGAAGGCGACCGATGACAGCGAACTGGCTGTTCGTCATCTGTCCGAGCTGCGCCAGGGAGCGCCAGTGGTGCACCAGCATCATGGTGTCGGTCGCTATCTCGGCCTGGAGACCATAGAGGCCGGTGGTACACCGGCAGAATTTCTGTCACTGGAATATGCCGAAGGCGCTCGCCTCTATGTGCCCGTCGACAGCCTGCACCTGATCTCGCGTTATAACGGCGCCAGCGATGAGTCCGCGCCACTCCATCGCCTGGGCAGCGATCAGTGGGACAAGGCGCGACGCAAGGCGGCTGAACGGGTGCGCGATACCGCCGCCGAACTACTGGACGTCTATGCACGCCGCGAAGCCCGGGAGGGTTTTGCCTGCGATCCACCTGATGATGCCTATGCTCGTTTTGCGGCCTCCTTCCCCTTCGAGGAGACGCCCGATCAGCGGATCGCCATTGATGCCGTCATCCATGACATGACTTCCACTCAGCCGATGGATCGGGTGATCTGTGGCGATGTCGGCTTCGGCAAGACCGAGGTTGCCATGCGAGCCGCCTTTCTCGCAGTTCAATCGGGTCGTCAGGTCGCCGTGCTGGTACCCACTACCCTGCTGGCCCAGCAACACTATGACAACTTCCGTGATCGCTTTGCCGATACCGCAGTCAATATCGAGATTCTTTCCCGATTCCAGGGAGGCAAGCTGCAGTCCCGCGCCTTCGAACGGATCAGTGATGGCCGTGCCGATATCGTGATCGGCACCCACAAGTTGCTGGGCCGCGAGCTTGATTTCGCCAATCTCGGACTGATCATCGTTGATGAGGAACACCGCTTTGGCGTTTCGCAGAAGGAGCGACTCAAGCAACTGCGTGCCGAGGTCGACATTCTCACCCTGACCGCCACGCCTATCCCCAGAACCCTGTCGATGGCAATGAGCGGCATGCGGGATCTGTCGATCATTGCCACGCCACCGGCGCGCCGATTGTCGGTAAAAACCTTCGTCCAGCAACGCAACGAGGCGACGCTCAAGGAAGCCATTCTGCGCGAACTGTTGCGTGGCGGTCAGGTCTACTATCTTCATAATGAAGTCCGCACCATCGAGAGCACTGCCGAAAAGGTAAGAGAGCTGGTGCCGGATGCACGGGTTGGTATTGCGCATGGACAAATGGCCGAACGGGCACTGGAGCGTGCCATGTCCGACTTCTACCACAAGCGCTTCAATGTCCTGGTCTGCTCAACCATCATCGAAACCGGTATCGATGTGCCCAGCGCCAATACCATCATCATCGAACGCGCTGACAAGTTCGGGCTGGCCCAGTTACATCAGCTGCGCGGCCGGGTGGGACGATCACACCATCAGGCCTATGCCTACCTGCTGACTCCGCCGCCCAAACAGATGACCGCTGACGCCGGCAAGCGCCTGGAAGCCATCTCACAGGCTGAAGATCTGGGTGCCGGCTTTACACTGGCCAGTCATGATCTCGAGATCCGTGGCGCTGGCGAGTTGCTGGGCCAGGAGCAGAGCGGTCAGATCGAAACCATCGGGTATACGCTCTACATGGAAATGCTCGATCGGGCCGTCAAGGCGATCCGCAATGGTCAGACCCCCAATATCGAGGCACCACTCGATGCCGGCATCGAAATCAGCCTCAATATGGCAGCACTGATCCCCGAAGAATACCTGCGCGACGTACAGCAGCGTCTGATCATGTACAAGCGCATCAGCAATGCGAACAGCGAAGAAGAGCTGCGTGAATTGCAGGTTGAAATGGTGGATCGGTTTGGTCTGTTACCCGATGCTGTACGCAATCTGTTCCGTCAGACCCGACTGCGACTCCAGGCTGCTCGGCTAGGCGTCACGAGGCTGGAAGCGGGCGAGCAGAAAGGCCGTATTCAGTTTACCGAAAAGCCAGCCATCGACCCCATGACGCTGATTGAACTGATTCAGAAGGAACCGAAGCGTTATCGCCTCGATGGCAGTGACACCCTGCGCTTCGAGGCCGAAATGGCTGAGCCGGAAAAGCGCTTCGAGGCCGTGGAGGCGCTGCTGGATCGGCTGGAACAGCAGGCTCAGGCAGCCTGA
- a CDS encoding glyceraldehyde-3-phosphate dehydrogenase: MMGSEREACLEQWQAQEALAEEMIPLLGQLYRQYNVVPLLYGRSLVNQSVIGILKHHRYARRVAGVELTVRDTFPILKRLLELSPGASHIDLGQLARGLAQSPLRNDPMRYLRETLAPVVDRHRQEAEADCSARDVVLYGFGRIGRLLARLLIERTGSGSALRLRAIVVRGGAEDLEKRVSLLRRDSVHGPFAGTLTLDEENGAVIANGNYIRFLHADSPEAIDYTEYGIRDALVIDNTGCWRDRAGLSKHLQAPGVSRVLLTAPGKGDIRNVVFGVNHHALPDDERIVSAASCTTNAIVPILGAVHERYGIRQGHVETVHAYTNDQNLIDNHHKGERRGRSAALNMVLTETGAAKAAARALPELEGRLTASAIRVPIPDVSMAILHLNLEREVDREGINAYLRELSLSSKQRRQIDYIDSPEVVSSDFIGNRHAGIVDGRATIAGEHQVVLYVWYDNEFGYSCQVVRLVQQMAGVRLSSLPEQ, encoded by the coding sequence ATGATGGGGAGTGAGCGAGAGGCATGCCTGGAACAATGGCAGGCTCAGGAGGCGCTTGCCGAGGAAATGATTCCTCTGCTGGGACAGCTCTATCGCCAATACAACGTTGTACCACTACTGTATGGCCGGTCGCTGGTCAATCAGTCAGTGATCGGGATTCTCAAGCATCATCGTTATGCGCGTCGCGTGGCCGGTGTTGAGCTGACAGTGCGAGATACCTTCCCGATTCTCAAGCGGTTGCTGGAACTTTCGCCAGGCGCTTCGCACATTGATCTGGGTCAGCTGGCCAGAGGATTGGCGCAAAGTCCGCTGCGAAATGACCCGATGCGTTATCTGCGCGAAACTCTGGCACCGGTAGTGGATCGCCACCGGCAAGAAGCCGAGGCAGACTGTAGCGCCAGGGATGTCGTGCTTTACGGTTTTGGTCGGATCGGTCGCTTGTTGGCACGACTTCTGATCGAGCGTACCGGGAGCGGTTCGGCGCTTCGATTGCGAGCCATAGTGGTGCGTGGCGGTGCCGAAGACCTGGAGAAGCGGGTCAGTCTGCTGCGACGCGACTCAGTGCATGGTCCCTTTGCCGGCACCCTGACCCTTGACGAAGAGAATGGAGCCGTTATCGCCAACGGCAACTACATCCGGTTTTTGCATGCCGATTCACCCGAAGCCATCGACTATACCGAGTACGGAATCAGGGATGCGCTGGTGATTGATAACACCGGTTGCTGGCGGGATCGGGCAGGTCTGTCAAAACATCTGCAGGCACCGGGCGTGTCCAGAGTGTTGCTGACAGCCCCTGGCAAGGGCGATATCCGCAATGTCGTCTTCGGGGTGAATCATCATGCGTTGCCAGATGATGAACGTATCGTATCGGCAGCCTCATGTACCACCAACGCCATTGTGCCGATTCTCGGTGCAGTGCATGAGCGCTATGGTATTCGTCAGGGGCATGTGGAAACCGTGCATGCTTATACCAACGACCAGAATCTGATTGATAACCATCACAAGGGAGAACGGCGCGGGCGCAGTGCTGCACTTAATATGGTACTGACCGAAACAGGGGCCGCGAAGGCAGCCGCTCGGGCGTTACCTGAGCTCGAAGGGCGCCTGACGGCCAGTGCCATTCGCGTACCGATTCCCGATGTGTCCATGGCCATTCTACATTTGAACCTGGAGCGTGAGGTGGATCGCGAAGGCATCAATGCCTACCTGCGTGAGTTGTCCCTTTCTTCGAAACAGCGCCGGCAGATTGATTATATCGACTCACCCGAAGTGGTTTCCTCGGATTTCATTGGCAACCGACACGCCGGAATCGTGGATGGCCGGGCGACCATAGCCGGTGAGCATCAGGTTGTGCTCTATGTCTGGTATGACAATGAATTCGGATACAGTTGTCAGGTTGTTCGGCTGGTACAGCAAATGGCTGGGGTCAGGCTTTCTTCCCTGCCGGAGCAATAG
- a CDS encoding Na(+)-translocating NADH-quinone reductase subunit A — translation MIEIKRGLDLPIAGAPARQIESGSHVEHVAVMGVDYIGMKPTMSVREGDHVARGQTLFTDKKTEGVRYCAPATGEVVAINRGERRRLLSVVIRVDETGSPEPIAFEPVDDSALENMAREQIVDWLNQTGLWVSLRTRPFSRVPALDAEPADIFVTAMDTHPLAGDPALVIAERREAFVKGLAVLRRLTRGRVYVCHAPDADIPGSELERVQHESFRGPHPAGLVGTHIHYLSPVGLARQVWHIGYQDVIAIGLLFGEGRLNSERVIAIGGPRARQPRLVRTLLGASLDELLKGEIEQPDDTRVISGSVFGGTTARGALAYLGRFHDQVSLVEEGDKHAFMGWLSPGRKRHSVLGIYLSRFIKPAEYRPNTNTNGSERAMVPVGSYETVMPLDILPTQLLRSLIVGDIESAMALGCLELDEEDLALCTYVCPGKYEYGPILRENLMTIEKEV, via the coding sequence ATGATAGAAATCAAACGAGGCCTGGACCTTCCCATAGCGGGAGCGCCGGCTCGGCAGATCGAGTCGGGAAGTCATGTCGAGCATGTGGCAGTAATGGGTGTCGATTATATCGGCATGAAACCGACCATGTCGGTACGCGAGGGTGATCACGTCGCACGTGGACAAACGCTGTTCACTGACAAGAAAACCGAAGGTGTACGCTACTGTGCCCCGGCGACTGGTGAAGTCGTGGCCATTAATCGTGGTGAGCGACGCCGCTTGTTGTCGGTAGTCATTCGAGTCGATGAGACTGGCTCACCCGAGCCGATAGCATTCGAGCCGGTTGATGACAGTGCACTCGAGAATATGGCTCGTGAGCAGATTGTTGATTGGCTCAATCAGACCGGGCTCTGGGTGTCGCTGCGTACACGACCTTTTTCCCGAGTGCCGGCGCTTGATGCCGAGCCGGCAGATATCTTCGTCACGGCCATGGATACCCATCCGCTGGCAGGTGATCCTGCCCTGGTTATCGCCGAACGTCGCGAGGCATTTGTCAAAGGCCTGGCGGTGCTGCGGCGACTCACCCGTGGGCGTGTTTACGTCTGCCATGCGCCGGATGCCGATATCCCCGGCAGTGAACTTGAACGGGTACAGCACGAGAGTTTTCGTGGGCCTCATCCTGCCGGACTGGTCGGGACGCATATTCACTATCTGTCTCCCGTAGGGCTGGCACGCCAGGTCTGGCATATCGGCTATCAGGATGTCATCGCCATCGGTCTGCTGTTCGGCGAGGGGCGTTTGAACAGCGAGCGTGTCATCGCCATCGGGGGGCCACGAGCCCGGCAGCCCAGATTGGTCCGGACCCTGCTGGGTGCCAGTCTTGATGAACTGTTGAAAGGTGAGATCGAGCAGCCCGACGATACTCGTGTCATTTCCGGCTCGGTCTTTGGTGGTACCACAGCACGTGGGGCACTGGCCTACCTGGGCCGTTTTCATGATCAGGTAAGTCTGGTCGAAGAGGGGGACAAGCATGCCTTCATGGGCTGGCTGTCCCCCGGACGCAAGCGTCACTCCGTGCTGGGTATCTATCTATCTCGCTTTATCAAGCCGGCCGAATATCGTCCGAATACCAATACCAATGGTTCAGAACGGGCCATGGTGCCGGTTGGCAGTTACGAGACGGTCATGCCTCTGGATATCCTGCCTACCCAGCTGTTGCGGTCACTGATCGTCGGGGATATCGAATCGGCCATGGCGCTGGGATGCCTTGAGCTGGATGAGGAGGATCTGGCGCTGTGCACTTATGTTTGCCCCGGCAAGTATGAATACGGTCCGATCCTGCGTGAAAATCTGATGACGATCGAAAAAGAGGTGTGA